The Solea senegalensis isolate Sse05_10M linkage group LG9, IFAPA_SoseM_1, whole genome shotgun sequence genome has a segment encoding these proteins:
- the dap3 gene encoding 28S ribosomal protein S29, mitochondrial, which yields MALHRLSFRLRQTVTHVRTLHTTKCRQQQESVAVESEPEPFSVFRTRENDPAIQCEKNIGQYYTLPSAHIRTVFPHGLPWRYQQQMKTFNEACIMVRQPALEVMSYLKKTDYSKPVMRYVMYGGRGSGKTMSLCHTVHYCYTQGWLVLHLSDAFRWVKNCKELLPSSFNTSRFDQPLQATEWLRNFKITNEPFLSKIKTKQRYVWTKREFTEEGSLLGQLVDQGISRVKSSSDVVGAVMKELKLQSGQPESNFRLAVAVDGVNALWGRSTIKKEDKSTVDPDELTLVHNMRKLIKNDWTGGAIITTVAQNGSLYMSKSAYLPQELLGEKGFDYMDPFIPVSVANYSEKEFESCYLYYMDHQWLQHPQCRTEEGKKELVFLSNRNPKVMERICSSL from the exons ATGGCGCTCCACAGACTGTCCTTCAGACTACGGCAAACG GTAACACATGTCAGGACCCTTCATACCACTAAatgcaggcagcagcaggagtctgTGGCTGTAGAGTCAGAACCTGAGCCTTTCTCCGTTTTCAGAACGCGGGAAAACGATCCG GCAATTCAGTGTGAGAAAAACATTGGGCAGTATTACACTCTTCCTTCTGCACACATCCGCACTGTGTTCCCTCATGGCCTCCCCTGGCGCTATCAACAACAG aTGAAGACGTTCAATGAAGCCTGTATTATGGTGAGGCAGCCTGCTCTGGAGGTCATGTCTTATCTGAAGAAAACAGACTACAGCAAACCTGTGATGCGATATGTAATGT atggggggagggggagtgggAAGACAATGTCCCTCTGTCACACAGTCCACTACTGCTACACGCAGGGTTGGCTGGTGCTGCACCTTTCTGATG cTTTTCGCTGGGTAAAGAATTGTAAGGAGCTGCTGCCATCGTCGTTTAACACCTCTCGCTTTGACCAACCATTACAAGCTACAGAATGGCTGCGCAATTTTAAGATTACCAATGAGCCGTTCCTTTCAAAG ATAAAGACAAAGCAGCGCTACGTGTGGACAAAGAGGGAGTTCACTGAGGAGGGAAGTCTATTAGGACAGCTGGTGGATCAG GGTATATCCCGTGTGAAGAGCAGCAGCGATGTAGTGGGGGCCGTGATGAAAGAACTGAAGCTGCAAAGCGGGCAACCAGAGTCAAACTTTCGCTTAGCTGTGGCGGTGGATGGTGTCAATGCCCTTTGGGGACGATCCACCATCAAGAAGGAGGATAAGAGCACT GTGGACCCAGATGAGCTCACTTTAGTTCATAACATGAGGAAGCTGATAAAGAACGACTGG ACTGGAGGAGCCATCATCACCACTGTGGCTCAGAATGGGTCTCTCTACATGTCAAAGTCTGCCTATTTGCCTCAAGAGCTGCTtggagag AAGGGTTTTGACTACATGGACCCGTTTATCCCGGTGTCCGTTGCAAACTATAGCGAGAAGGAGTTTGAGAGCTGTTACCTTTACTATATGGACCATCAATGGCTGCAGCATCCACAGT gccgaacagaggaaggaaagaaagaactCGTCTTTTTGAGCAACAGAAATCCCAAAGTAATGGAAAGAATTTGTTCTTCCCTATGA